A window from Zingiber officinale cultivar Zhangliang chromosome 7A, Zo_v1.1, whole genome shotgun sequence encodes these proteins:
- the LOC122000189 gene encoding transmembrane protein 234 homolog, with the protein MAGDVEKMVIVGLVWGATNAVMRRGALVWDRKLQAQLRAAAPGSRGLRRRLLQWIDLLLTWQYSLPFFINLSASAAFFHILGGAPISVAVPVTNATTFAATAVAGMFLGEEMRAGTTIFGTALIVLGVWICIRSGD; encoded by the coding sequence ATGGCCGGCGACGTGGAGAAGATGGTCATCGTCGGGCTCGTGTGGGGCGCCACCAACGCTGTCATGCGCCGTGGGGCCCTCGTCTGGGACCGGAAGCTCCAGGCCCAGTTGCGGGCCGCCGCCCCTGGCAGCCGAGGACTCCGCCGCCGCCTCCTTCAATGGATCGACCTCCTCCTAACCTGGCAGTACTCCCTCCCGTTTTTCATCAACCTATCCGCCTCCGCTGCCTTCTTCCACATCCTGGGCGGCGCCCCCATCTCCGTCGCCGTGCCCGTCACTAACGCCACCACCTTCGCCGCCACGGCCGTCGCCGGCATGTTCCTAGGCGAGGAGATGCGCGCCGGGACCACCATCTTCGGTACGGCTCTGATCGTCTTGGGTGTTTGGATTTGCATTAGATCTGGAGATTAG